The following proteins are co-located in the Euzebyales bacterium genome:
- a CDS encoding DUF190 domain-containing protein produces MAALAHRDIDELIVCTLPPGLSRWLGTDLVGRLHRATDLPITHIVAPAGMPERVTAQAVRVSIYIGESDRHGHTPLHSEIVQRARAAGLAGATVLHGVEGFGASSVIHTSRLLTMSEDLPVVIITSSTPPTTSTASCRSSKT; encoded by the coding sequence ATGGCTGCGCTGGCACACCGTGACATCGACGAGCTCATCGTCTGCACCCTTCCGCCCGGTCTGTCGCGCTGGCTCGGCACGGACCTCGTCGGCCGGCTGCATCGCGCGACAGACCTGCCGATCACCCACATCGTCGCGCCGGCCGGCATGCCCGAACGCGTCACCGCGCAGGCCGTTCGCGTGAGCATCTACATCGGCGAGAGCGACCGGCACGGCCACACCCCACTCCACAGCGAGATCGTCCAACGCGCCCGCGCGGCCGGACTCGCCGGCGCCACCGTCCTGCACGGCGTCGAAGGGTTCGGCGCATCCAGCGTGATCCACACCAGCCGCCTGCTGACCATGTCCGAAGACCTGCCCGTGGTCATCATCACATCATCGACACCGCCGACCACATCGACGGCTTCCTGCCGCAGCTCGAAGACCTGA